A stretch of Lathyrus oleraceus cultivar Zhongwan6 chromosome 6, CAAS_Psat_ZW6_1.0, whole genome shotgun sequence DNA encodes these proteins:
- the LOC127095115 gene encoding E3 ubiquitin-protein ligase ATL6, whose translation MDNQNDRTIPLCFVFMFLFFSGIPFAGAQSVDGKTNDDNYYNRVSPSMAIIIVILIAALFLMGFFSIYIRQCADSPSNSIRNIAGVTGRSRRAARGLDASVIETFPIFEYSFVKIHKIGKGTLECAVCLNEFEETETLRLIPKCDHVFHPECIDEWLGSHTTCPVCRANLVPQPGESVHGIPLLNTEQQDIEAQNDVVESLPENDGSVKESTEPEVLSVKETLNRNRTRGSRSGRPRWFPRSHSTGHSLIQPGENTERFTLRLPLEMRKQILQNPELHRARSLVALPRETSSRRGYRTGGGEGSSRGKSVRGLDRGFKSDRWVFTMAPPFLVRASSIRSPRVANSAGEGTSATAAAVDSPRPPV comes from the coding sequence ATGGATAATCAAAATGACAGAACTATTCCTCTATGTTTTGTCTTCATGTTTCTGTTTTTCTCCGGTATCCCCTTCGCCGGAGCACAATCAGTCGACGGTAAAACAAACGACGACAACTATTACAACCGGGTAAGCCCCTCCATGGCGATAATAATTGTCATACTCATCGCGGCTCTCTTTCTGATGGGATTCTTCTCAATCTACATCCGTCAATGCGCTGATTCACCTTCAAACAGCATCCGCAACATAGCTGGAGTCACAGGACGATCACGACGCGCGGCGCGTGGTCTCGATGCTTCGGTCATTGAAACATTTCCGATCTTTGAATACTCGTTTGTGAAGATTCACAAAATTGGAAAAGGTACTTTAGAATGTGCTGTGTGTTTGAACGAGTTCGAAGAAACTGAAACGCTGCGTTTGATTCCGAAGTGTGATCACGTGTTTCACCCAGAGTGTATTGACGAGTGGCTCGGTTCTCATACGACTTGTCCGGTTTGCAGAGCCAACTTGGTTCCTCAACCTGGTGAATCGGTTCATGGAATCCCGTTGTTGAATACCGAACAGCAAGATATCGAGGCTCAAAACGACGTAGTTGAGTCTCTTCCTGAAAATGATGGTTCTGTTAAAGAGTCAACCGAACCGGAAGTGTTGAGCGTTAAAGAGACGCTGAACCGGAACCGCACGAGAGGCTCCCGGTCTGGTAGGCCACGTTGGTTTCCGCGGTCTCATTCGACCGGCCATTCGTTGATTCAACCGGGTGAGAATACTGAACGCTTTACTTTGAGGCTGCCTTTAGAAATGAGGAAACAGATATTGCAGAACCCGGAATTGCATCGGGCTAGAAGCTTGGTTGCGTTGCCAAGAGAAACTAGTTCGCGGAGGGGATATCGAACCGGTGGTGGGGAGGGGAGTAGCAGAGGGAAGTCCGTAAGAGGGTTGGACCGGGGTTTTAAATCAGACCGGTGGGTTTTCACCATGGCGCCTCCTTTTCTTGTGAGAGCGTCGTCGATTAGGTCACCGAGGGTGGCTAATAGTGCTGGGGAAGGTACTTCCGCAACGGCGGCGGCTGTTGACTCACCGCGCCCTCCGGTTTGA